A window of the Terriglobia bacterium genome harbors these coding sequences:
- the hrcA gene encoding heat-inducible transcriptional repressor HrcA, giving the protein MSSPGQIGPREREILTAIVETYIATGDPVGSRTLSRSNPNGLSPATIRNVMADLADAGFLEQPHTSAGRVPTPKAYRYFVEHITGRAHLSPADEGLIRQSLSGVSDPQEFLERTSHVLSLISSCVGVAVAAPGAHNALDHVYFSRLAEKKILAVVVTRSGVVRDRVLRTERDLPQSDLDTAARYINENFRGWTIEDMKAEIGRRLEQMRSEYDRLRASLEELCRGGALSGGPAAPQNVFVEGVANLVVDEADKERLKELLRALEEKERIVELLSAYLSARQEAVRVVIGLEEAMPQMRNLVLIGAPARVGEEVVGSLAVIGPTRMDYEHTITAVSYIAKMFDRILNENR; this is encoded by the coding sequence ATGTCGTCCCCCGGACAAATCGGCCCGCGCGAGCGCGAGATTCTGACGGCCATCGTGGAGACCTACATCGCCACGGGCGATCCGGTCGGATCGCGCACGCTGTCGCGCAGCAATCCCAACGGGCTCAGCCCGGCGACCATCCGCAACGTCATGGCCGACCTCGCGGACGCCGGCTTCCTGGAGCAGCCGCACACTTCCGCCGGCCGCGTGCCCACGCCCAAGGCGTATCGCTATTTCGTTGAGCACATCACGGGGCGGGCGCATCTCTCCCCGGCCGACGAGGGGCTGATCCGGCAGTCGCTTTCCGGCGTCTCCGACCCGCAGGAATTCCTGGAGCGCACTTCGCACGTGCTCTCGCTGATCTCCAGTTGCGTGGGCGTGGCAGTCGCGGCCCCCGGCGCGCACAATGCGCTTGATCATGTCTATTTCTCGCGTCTGGCGGAAAAGAAGATCCTGGCCGTGGTGGTGACGCGCTCGGGTGTGGTGCGCGACCGCGTGCTTCGGACCGAGCGCGACCTGCCGCAGTCCGACCTCGACACCGCCGCGCGCTACATCAACGAAAACTTCCGCGGCTGGACCATCGAGGACATGAAGGCCGAGATCGGGCGGCGCCTGGAGCAGATGCGCAGCGAGTACGACCGCCTGCGCGCATCGCTCGAGGAGCTCTGCCGCGGTGGCGCGCTCAGCGGCGGGCCGGCTGCTCCGCAGAATGTCTTCGTCGAGGGCGTGGCCAACCTGGTGGTGGACGAGGCCGACAAGGAGCGCCTCAAGGAGCTGTTGCGCGCTCTGGAGGAAAAAGAGCGCATCGTCGAACTGCTTTCCGCCTACCTCAGCGCCCGCCAGGAAGCGGTGCGCGTGGTGATCGGGCTCGAAGAGGCCATGCCGCAGATGCGCAACCTGGTGCTCATCGGTGCCCCCGCTCGCGTCGGAGAAGAGGTTGTGGGCTCTCTTGCCGTGATCGGACCCACCCGCATGGATTACGAGCACACCATCACGGCCGTGTCTTACATCGCGAAAATGTTCGACAGGATCTTGAACGAAAACCGTTGA
- the grpE gene encoding nucleotide exchange factor GrpE, which yields MAKGNGKPDLDLEHELPPGEDGGEVTPEAGAPESQAPISEAAAQQEELRKLRAERDALYDRLARQQADFENQRKRIVREQAEFKDYALADAVKELLPIVDSFDRAIKHAGPEDKDFRSGVELINRQLHDALAKLGVRQIPSEGEPFDPHLHQAVQMVDTDQAEDNHVLEELQRGYKLKDRLLRPAMVRVARNPKSKS from the coding sequence ATGGCAAAAGGGAACGGAAAACCGGATCTTGACTTGGAGCATGAGCTGCCTCCGGGCGAAGACGGCGGCGAGGTGACGCCGGAGGCGGGCGCGCCTGAAAGCCAAGCGCCCATCAGTGAGGCCGCCGCACAGCAGGAAGAGCTGCGCAAGCTGAGGGCGGAGCGCGATGCGCTCTACGACCGCCTGGCGCGCCAGCAGGCTGACTTCGAGAACCAGCGCAAGCGCATCGTCCGCGAGCAGGCGGAGTTCAAGGATTACGCGCTCGCAGACGCCGTCAAGGAGCTGCTGCCCATCGTGGACAGCTTCGACCGGGCGATCAAGCATGCAGGCCCAGAGGACAAGGATTTCCGCTCCGGCGTCGAGCTCATCAACCGGCAACTGCACGATGCGCTGGCCAAGCTTGGCGTGCGCCAGATCCCGTCGGAAGGCGAGCCCTTCGACCCGCACCTGCACCAGGCGGTCCAGATGGTGGATACGGACCAGGCCGAAGACAACCACGTGCTGGAAGAGTTGCAGCGCGGATACAAGCTGAAAGACCGCCTGCTGCGCCCGGCGATGGTGCGCGTGGCGCGCAATCCAAAATCCAAATCGTAG
- the dnaJ gene encoding molecular chaperone DnaJ, with the protein MSLATQAKRDYYEVLGVGRGAADQEIKSAYRKLAMQYHPDRNPGNPNAEESFKECSEAYAVLSDPNKRAQYDQFGHAGVNGGSVQFDPSIFNDILSDLFGGDFFGFGDLFGTGSGRRRSRAQRGADLREDLTLEFEEAVFGAKKETTYRRHEICDQCHGSGAAAGKSPSTCSQCGGRGQVRYQQGFFTVSRTCPACGGVGSVITDPCKACKGQGRVLRQRTKEIEIPAGVEDGMRVRLGEAGEAGSFGGPPGDLYVVLHVKEHAFFEREGNDLHCVLPISFAQAALGTELKVPTLDGEQNLKIPDGTQSGATFRLRGKGVPVLNGRGKGDLFVEVRVQTPSKLTKREKELLQELDSLRRVDNKPEHRTLFSKVKDIFQ; encoded by the coding sequence ATGAGTCTGGCCACACAAGCAAAACGCGATTATTACGAGGTCCTGGGAGTCGGGCGCGGTGCCGCCGATCAGGAGATCAAGAGCGCCTACCGCAAACTCGCCATGCAGTACCACCCGGATCGCAACCCCGGGAACCCTAACGCTGAGGAGAGCTTCAAGGAGTGCAGCGAGGCCTATGCCGTGCTCTCCGACCCGAACAAGCGCGCCCAGTACGACCAGTTCGGCCACGCCGGTGTGAATGGCGGCTCGGTGCAGTTCGACCCGTCCATCTTCAATGACATCCTCAGCGACCTGTTTGGCGGGGACTTTTTCGGTTTCGGCGACCTTTTCGGCACCGGCAGCGGCCGTCGGCGCAGCCGCGCGCAGCGCGGCGCCGACCTGCGCGAAGACCTGACGCTCGAGTTCGAAGAAGCGGTCTTCGGCGCCAAGAAGGAGACCACCTACCGCCGCCACGAGATCTGCGACCAGTGTCATGGGTCGGGCGCGGCGGCGGGCAAGTCGCCCTCGACGTGCAGCCAGTGCGGCGGGCGCGGACAGGTCCGCTATCAGCAGGGATTCTTCACTGTCTCGCGCACCTGCCCGGCCTGCGGCGGCGTGGGCAGCGTGATCACCGACCCCTGCAAGGCGTGCAAGGGACAGGGCCGCGTGCTGCGGCAGCGCACCAAGGAGATCGAGATCCCGGCGGGCGTCGAGGACGGCATGCGCGTGCGCCTGGGAGAGGCTGGCGAAGCGGGCTCGTTCGGCGGACCTCCGGGCGACCTCTACGTCGTCCTGCACGTCAAGGAACACGCGTTCTTCGAACGCGAGGGCAACGATCTGCACTGCGTGCTGCCCATCTCCTTCGCCCAGGCTGCCCTCGGCACCGAGCTGAAGGTCCCGACGCTGGACGGGGAGCAAAACCTGAAGATCCCCGACGGCACGCAGAGCGGAGCCACCTTCCGCCTGCGCGGCAAGGGGGTGCCGGTGCTGAACGGCCGCGGGAAGGGCGACCTCTTTGTCGAGGTGCGTGTGCAAACTCCGAGCAAGCTCACCAAGCGCGAAAAGGAACTGCTTCAGGAACTCGATTCGCTGCGCCGTGTGGACAACAAGCCCGAGCACCGCACGCTGTTCAGCAAAGTCAAGGACATCTTCCAGTAG